One Anolis carolinensis isolate JA03-04 chromosome 4, rAnoCar3.1.pri, whole genome shotgun sequence DNA window includes the following coding sequences:
- the hyi gene encoding putative hydroxypyruvate isomerase — MAPLRLAANLAWLFQEEATLAGRMEAAGRAGFRAAELAFPYAQGAPEELRAAAEGAGLEVVLLNTPPGNQDKGDMGLGAVPGRQPEFQEALALAVKYAKELKCPRIHIMAGRIPMGAEREAVSAQMEATFIENLRYAADILVQENLIGLLEPINSRITDPRYFLTTPQQAVAILKKVGHPSLKLQLDIFHCQIMDGNLTQNLETYFPLIGHIQIAQVPGRHEPDSLGELNYSYLFQLLESMDYSGYIGCEYKPKGDTLKGLGWAHKYWGSHGLLHDGS, encoded by the exons aTGGCTCCCTTGCGCTTGGCGGCCAACCTGGCCTGGCTCTTCCAGGAGGAAGCGACGCTGGCCGGGCGCATGGAGGCGGCGGGCAGGGCGGGCTTCCGAGCGGCCGAGCTGGCCTTCCCTTACGCCCAGGGAGCCCCGGAGGAGCTGCGGGCGGCGGCGGAAGGGGCCGGGCTGGAGGTAGTCCTCCTCAACACCCCGCCAG GGAACCAAGACAAAGGCGACATGGGATTAGGTGCTGTGCCTGGCCGCCAGCCTGAATTTCAGGAAGCCTTGGCTTTGGCTGTAAAGTATGCCAAGGAGCTGAAATGCCCAAG GATCCATATTATGGCGGGGCGAATCCCAATGGGTGCAGAGCGGGAGGCGGTGTCAGCACAGATGGAAGCTACCTTCATTGAGAACCTCAGATATGCTGCTGACATCCTGGTTCAG GAAAATCTGATCGGATTGTTGGAGCCTATCAACAGCCGGATTACAGATCCCAGGTACTTCTTGACCACCCCACAACAAG CTGTTGCCATTTTGAAGAAGGTGGGACACCCCAGCCTGAAGCTGCAGCTG GATATTTTCCACTGCCAGATCATGGATGGTAATCTGACTCAGAACTTGGAAACATACTTTCCACTTATTG GACACATTCAGATTGCCCAAGTGCCAGGACGTCATGAGCCTGATAGCCTTGGAGAACTGAACTACTCATACCTGTTCCAGCTGTTAGAATCAATGGATTACAGTGGCTACATAGGATGCGAGTATAAACCCAAAG GAGATACACTGAAAGGGCTAGGCTGGGCCCATAAGTATTGGGGAAGTCATGGTTTGCTGCATGACGGAAGCTGA